GCACGGCGACCCACTCGCCCGGCGCCACCCGCCCCTGCGCGACCACGGCCCGGAACGCCGTCGCGAACCGGCAGCCGAGCCCGGCCGCCGTCACGTACGAGAGCTCCTCCGGCACGGCCACGAGATTGACGTCGGCATGGTCCAATGCCACGTACTGCGCGAACGACCCCCAGTGCGTGAACCCGGGCTGCGTCTGCCGCGCGCACACCTGCTGATCGCCGGCCGCGCAGTCGGCGCAGCTCCCGCAGGCGCAGACGAACGGCACGGTGGCCCGGTCCCCGGGCCGCCAGCCCACGACCCCGGAGCCCACCGCCTCCACCACGCCGGCGAGTTCGTGCCCGGGCACGTGCGGCAGCACGATGTCCGGATCGTGCCCCATCCACCCGTGCCAGTCGCTGCGGCACAGCCCGGTCGCCTCGACGCGCACCACGACCCCGCCCGGGGACGGAACCGGATCGGGCACCTCGAGGACCTCGGCCGGCTGCCCGTACTGCCCGAACACCACCGCGCGCATGGGAACCGCCCTCCACTCGACTGCCCGGCACGCTACCCCGCACCCGCCGTCGGCGTCAGGGAGCACCCGTACCGGCCCGCGCGAGGGCGACGACGCCCGCACAGATCAGCGCCACGCCCAGCAGCTGGGGGAGCACCCACCACCCCGCCCGCAGGTGCTCCTCGTACAGGACCACGCCCAGCGCGACGCTGATGCCCGCATCGCCCAGAGTCAGCGCGGGCTGCGAGGCGACCAGCGGCCCGCCCTGCATGGCGTGTTCGAGCAGCAGCAGGGCGCAGATGCCGGTCGCGCCGAAGGCGTAGGTCTGCCACGTGGTCAGGAACGCCTCGATGCCGCCCTCGGTCAGGACGTACACGGAGTGCTTCATCAGGGCGGCCGTCAGCGCGTAGCAGACGGCGGTGGCCGCACCGAGGCAGCCGGCCCGGGCGCGCCCCGGCGGCCTGCGCAACCCGGCCACCGTCAGGGCCGCGACGACCGCCGCGCACGCGGCGAGCGCCGGGATCCACCGGTCGATCGGCACGTGCGTCCGGTTCCCGGCGGGGGAGGCCGCGGCCAGCGCCACCCCGAGCCCGGCGACCACCCCCGCCACGGCCAGCCACAGGGCCCCGGGCAGCCGCCGCCGGGTCACCAGCGAGGCGATGAGCAGCGCGAGCGGCAGCTCCAGTACGAACAGCGGCTGTACGAGGACGAGCGCACCGGTGGCCAGCGCCGCGGCCTGCCCGACCCCGGCCGCGATCACGGCCAGGATCCCGGCGATCCACACGGGCCGCTTCAGCAGGTCGAGGACCAGACCGAACCGGAAGCCCTTGCTCTGCGGCACGGTCAGCGCGGCCCGCCGCTGGAGCACGGTGGCCAGCGCATTGCTGAGCGCCGCGAACAGCGCGAAGAGGACCGGCAGCACGACGCCCATCCGCCGATCCTCACGCCGCCCGCCGCACCCCCGCCCCGCCGACACGCCCCGCGGCGCGGATTGCCCCTGTCCGGTCCTCCGGTGACGGCGGTGACGGCGGTGACGGGATCAGCCGCGGGCGGCCCGGGCCAGGGCGAGCGCCGCCAGGGCCTGCGGGGCGCCGGCCTGGCCCCGGATGCCGGGGAAGGCGTTGACGTCCACGATCAGCGGGGTGCCGTCGCCGGTGTCGATGAGGTCGACCCCGTAGACGTCGAGCGCGAAGACCTCGCCGGTCCGGCGGACCAGGTCCGCCCAGCCGGGCGGGAGTTCGGCCAGGGCCAGCGGCCTGGTCGGACCCCGGCCCTGCGGTGCGAGCTCGGAGCGCCGCAGGGCGGCGAAGACCCGGTCCCCGATCGCCCACAGCTTGTGGTCCCAGCCGCTGTTGGGCGCGAACTCCTGGACCACGACCGGCTCCTGCGGCCAGGCGTCCGCCAGCTCGCGCAGCCGGGCGCTGTCGTCGACCCGGGCGACCAGGTCGTGCCTGCGGCTGTGCCGGCTCTTGACCACCAGCGGCGAGGCGCCGAGCGGCTCGCCCGCCGCCCAGGCCGCGAGGGAGCCGTACGTACGGGTCCCCGCGAACGGCAGACCGCCCCGCAGGGCCAGCTCCGCCATTTCCGTGCGGTCCTGGCAGAGCGTGGTCGCCGCCGCCGAGTTCAGCACCGGGGCCCCGCGACGCTCCAGCTCCCGCGCGAGGTCCAGCGCCCGCGGCGTGCGCGACTTCAGCAGGTAGACATCGGCCAGGTCGTCGGGGGCCTCGCCCACCGCACCCGGATCCAGCGACTCCACCCGGTGCCCGGCGGCTTCGAGCAGCGCCGTCGCGGCGGCCAGCAGCGGATGGCCGGGCTCCGGCGTGACCAGGCAGACCCTCACAGGGCGGCCTCGCCGGCCCGCGCGGACGCCTGCAGGGGAGGCGCCTGTACCGGGGACGCCGGCACTGCGGACGCCTGCACCGGCGACCCCTGCACCGGGATCGAGACGGGCAGTCCGTGCGGCGCGCGCGGCGGGCCCACGGTTGCCGCCGCGGCCGCCGGGCTGCCCGTCCGCGCCAGCCCCAGCACGGCCCGGGCCACCCGGGCCGCCGCGTCCGGGACCTGACGGAAGCTCGGGAAGTCGTTCACGTCCACCACCACGGGCCCGTCCGGACCGAGCAGCACGTCGACCCCGTACAGGTCGAGCCCGTAGACCGCCCCCACCTGCGCGGCGATCGCCGCGACCTCGGCCGACAGCGGTACGCGCCGCTCCCGCACCGCCGGATCCGGGTGCAGGGGCGAGCAGCGCTCGGTGGCGAACAGCTCCCCGCCGACCGCGTACACCTTGATGTCGGTGCCCGAGTTGGGCACGTACGGCTGGGCGATGAGCATGTGCTCGCCCGCCAGCCCGGGCAGGACCGCCTCGAGCTCCGCGGGCGAGGACACCAGGTGCACGGCCCGCCCGGAGCTGCCGTCCGCGGGCTTGACGACGAGCGGGTACTCCGCCGCCGGTATCTCCCGCAGCAGCTCGGGCTGCGCCACGGCGTACGTCGGGGGCATCGGAAGCCCCCGGGTCCTGCCGATGGCGGCGGCCAGCGCCTTGTCCCGCACGCCCCGGATCGAGCGGGCGTCGTTGACCGTGGTCATCCCGGCCGCGGCCGCGGCCTCGAGCAGGGTGAGCCCGGGCCCGCCCGACACCGTCTTGAGCACCCAGGCGTCGTGTGTGCCCGAGGCCACGACCTCGGTCATCCGCAGCAACGAGCCGCCCGGCCGCACCACGTCCACCTGGTGTCCCCATGCGGTGAGCTGCCGGATCACCTCGTTCGGCATGCCGTCGTGGCGGTAGTGCTCCTCCACCAGGAAGCAGAGCCTCATCGACCTTCCCCATATTCCCCGGACGTCCGCCGATCCCGTCCGGCGAGTTGTGACGTCACAGGATGCCATGGAGCGCAATGTGATGATCAGTCCGGATGGTGACAGGATCGGTGACAAGATCCACCGGGCCGCCGCCCGCCGGTCACTCCTGGTGCGTGAACGCCACCATCGCCGCCTCCCGCACCTCCGGCTCCGCGTGCCGCCTCAGCCCCCGCAGCACCGCACGCCACTGTGCCGGCCAGTCACAGCGCCTGCCCATGGCCGCGGTGAGCGCGACGGCGAACAGCCCCGGAACCAGGGCGTCGTCGTCCGCGAGCCCGCGTACGGCCTCCAGCACCACGGCGGGATCCCGGACCAGCTCGCCGTACCAGTTCCCCTCGCGCAGCGAGTTCGCCGTCGACGCGGCCAGCCCGGGCCGGCCCTCGTGGGCCGCCACGAGGGTGTCCAGGGCCGCCCGCAGCTCCGGCAGCTCCGCGCGCAGGTCGACCGAACGGCGCAGCAGCGACACCCGGACCGTGGCCAGGGCGGGTTCTCCGGCGAGCTGCCGCACCAGGGCCGCGCGCAGCTCCCGGTGTTCCGCCGAGACGATCTGGCACAGGAACCGGACCCGCTGGAGGGCCGGCAGGTCCCGTTCGGCCCCGGCCTCCGGGTCCGCACCGGACCGTACGACGGCCAACAGCTCGGCCACGGCACGGTGGAACTGGCTTCCGGGCTCGCCGCCGCCGACGGGGTGCGGCAGCCCCGAACCGGCGATCTTCTCCAGCGCGGTCGCCGCGGCCTTCCAACCGCGGTCCGGCGCGAGGTCGCAGACGGCCTGTCGCACGGGGTCCGCCGCCTCGGGCGCGTACGCGACCCAGTCCGGCAGCGCCGTGATCGCCTGAGCGGCCACGGACCGGTGGGGAGAGGCGGCGAGGAGCGCCACCAGCCGGGCGTAGTGCGGCCGGTGGCGCCGGTCCACCCGCAGCGTCGGGGTCTGCACGATCACGGCCCCCGCCTCGCGCGTTCCGCTCGCCGCGGCCGTCTCCAGCAGGGGCCAGACCTCCCCGGTCGACAGGAGCCCGATCGCAAGGCCCACCGCCGCGGTCACCACATCGGGGTGGCTGTCCTCGTCGCCCGTGATGCGCGCCAGCAGCGCCACGGCCCGCCGGGGTGGCAGGAACCGCACGGTCAGCCGGACCGCCTCCTTGCGGCTGGTCACCTTCACGCCCGCGGTCTTGCCCAACAGCCCGTCCAGCAGCTCCGCGAGCCGCGTCGGCGCGGTCGCGGCCGCGGCCCGCCCGGCGGCGTACACCGCGACGCGGGCATGGTCGTCACCCGCGTGCGCGAGCAGTTCGGGCAGCACCGCCGCCGGCTCCGCCGTCCGGGCCGAGGCGGCGAGCGCGGTCTCCGCGAGCAGCGTGTCCGCCGAGCGCGCGTGCCGCCGTACGAGCTCCAGCCCGTGGTCGGGGATCCGCGCCGCGAGGCGCAGGACTGCGGCCCGTTCGTACACCGCCCGGGACTCGTCGCCGACGGCGACCTCGGCCAGCCAGGCCGCCTCCTCCTGCTGGCGGGGCACCCACCGGCCCGCCTCGGCCAGCCGGGGGAGCGGCCGAACGGAGCCCTCGCGCAGGAACCGGCCGTACGGCGGGCGCGCGGCGAGTACGGAGTCCAGCAGATCGGTGCGGTGCGCCGACAGCACGTCCAGTACGGGCGACAGCGCGACCGCCGAAGGCTCCCGCTCCAGCAGCGCGGCCACCCGCTCGCCGCGCGTCCCCGGATCCGACAGCCAGACCCGGGCGAGCTGCGGGAACACCCCGTCGGTGCACCGCCGCAGAGCCTCGTCGAGCATCCGCTGGAGCTCCGGCATGCGGTGGCCGCGCTCTCCCAGGTGTTCCGCGAACGTGAGCAGCGGCTGATGCTCGCCCTGGGCCGCGCGTACGTCGAGCCAGGGGCGCAGGAGGTCGAAGACCTGCCGGGCCCGGCCGGGCGGCAGCACGGTCCCGTAGCCGCCGTGCACGAGGCGGCCGGTGCGGACGGTGAGCTCGTGGAGGGTGCGCAGCGCCCAGTCGAGCAGTACGGAAGGGGGCGCCGGGTCCTGCAGCACCGCGAACACCAGCTGCTGCAGGGCCCGGTGGGTCTCGGAGGAGCAGTCGCGGGCCTCGACGGCGTCCAGGGCGATCCGCTCCAGGGAGGCGACCGCCGTCCCGGCGGCGAGCAGCGGCACCGGCACCGCCGCCAGCGCCGTCAACGCGGCGGCGCGCACGGGATCGCGGTCGTTGCGCAGCCGCCCCGTCATCAGGTCGAGCACCTCGCCGAGGGCTTCGGCGTCGCACGCGTGCACCGCGTTCTCGACGAGCCGCGGCCAGGCCGCCCGGCGGATGTCGGCGTCGGACCGCCGTGTTGCGGCGAGGAGTTCGGGCCTGGCTTCGGCGACCGGAAGGTACGCCACCTCTTCGAGGAGCCGTTGGATCGGCCACGGCTTGCGGCGGCCGCGGTCCGCTTCGCGCCGAGCCTCCGCCTCGCGGCGCTCGCGGGGGAGCACGGCCAGGAGGCTGCGGTCGCTGGGCCCGCGCCGGGCGGAGGTGTGCGCGGTGGCCGTGTCGTGGAACTCCTCGCGCCGGCCCGGGGGCAGCGCCTTCAGCAGCGCGGCCAGGTGCCCGGACTGCGCCCAGCGGCGGCCGAGGGCGGGCAGGGACGGCGGATCGGCGCGGACGAGCTGTCGCAGGCGGGAGGGCGCAAGGAGGTACTCCTGGTACCCGCCCGCCCGCTCGGGCGCGGTCAGCCACCGTACGAACCGCTCCGCGTCGGCGGCGATCAGATGGCCGACCCCGCCCTCCAGAGGCTGCGGCAGCCGGCCCGGTCCGTACCGCTCCAGCAGCTCGAGCACGCGCTCCGGTGCGGCGGGCAGGGCCGCGG
The Streptomyces sp. NBC_01296 DNA segment above includes these coding regions:
- a CDS encoding DMT family transporter, with the protein product MGVVLPVLFALFAALSNALATVLQRRAALTVPQSKGFRFGLVLDLLKRPVWIAGILAVIAAGVGQAAALATGALVLVQPLFVLELPLALLIASLVTRRRLPGALWLAVAGVVAGLGVALAAASPAGNRTHVPIDRWIPALAACAAVVAALTVAGLRRPPGRARAGCLGAATAVCYALTAALMKHSVYVLTEGGIEAFLTTWQTYAFGATGICALLLLEHAMQGGPLVASQPALTLGDAGISVALGVVLYEEHLRAGWWVLPQLLGVALICAGVVALARAGTGAP
- a CDS encoding ATP-grasp domain-containing protein, whose protein sequence is MRLCFLVEEHYRHDGMPNEVIRQLTAWGHQVDVVRPGGSLLRMTEVVASGTHDAWVLKTVSGGPGLTLLEAAAAAGMTTVNDARSIRGVRDKALAAAIGRTRGLPMPPTYAVAQPELLREIPAAEYPLVVKPADGSSGRAVHLVSSPAELEAVLPGLAGEHMLIAQPYVPNSGTDIKVYAVGGELFATERCSPLHPDPAVRERRVPLSAEVAAIAAQVGAVYGLDLYGVDVLLGPDGPVVVDVNDFPSFRQVPDAAARVARAVLGLARTGSPAAAAATVGPPRAPHGLPVSIPVQGSPVQASAVPASPVQAPPLQASARAGEAAL
- a CDS encoding ATP-grasp domain-containing protein is translated as MRVCLVTPEPGHPLLAAATALLEAAGHRVESLDPGAVGEAPDDLADVYLLKSRTPRALDLARELERRGAPVLNSAAATTLCQDRTEMAELALRGGLPFAGTRTYGSLAAWAAGEPLGASPLVVKSRHSRRHDLVARVDDSARLRELADAWPQEPVVVQEFAPNSGWDHKLWAIGDRVFAALRRSELAPQGRGPTRPLALAELPPGWADLVRRTGEVFALDVYGVDLIDTGDGTPLIVDVNAFPGIRGQAGAPQALAALALARAARG